A single window of Oncorhynchus clarkii lewisi isolate Uvic-CL-2024 chromosome 10, UVic_Ocla_1.0, whole genome shotgun sequence DNA harbors:
- the LOC139419494 gene encoding cytochrome c oxidase subunit 7B, mitochondrial-like: MLRFAKAALNVSGQGAHRVRFSSTHAPEFHAKYGTGLMVGGFAFCVSVWGFVLTQTGITWNLSPVGKVQPKPWRDAEE; the protein is encoded by the exons ATGCTTCGGTTTGCTAAAGCAGCCCTGAACGTCTCCG GACAAGGTGCCCATCGTGTGAGGTTCAGTTCAACCCATGCCCCCGAATTCCATGCCAAGTATGGCACTGGCCTGATGGTCGGAGGATTCGCGTTCTGTGTGTCAGTCTGGGGAttt GTACTAACACAAACCGGCATCACATGGAATCTGTCTCCAGTTGGGAAGGTCCAACCCAAACCATGGAGGGATGCAGAAGAATAA